One Alligator mississippiensis isolate rAllMis1 chromosome 1, rAllMis1, whole genome shotgun sequence genomic window carries:
- the FBXO40 gene encoding F-box only protein 40 isoform X2, with amino-acid sequence MIKGRPQRNPPGQHKHCEKCFTRYCRVPIEPTISCMVINCHLHCGAAFHKCKEEEHQLLCPLEQVACLNSAYGCPFSMARFKLAKHLQVCPASIVCCSMEWNRWPNVDSNTILHQNIMKEPHNEECLDTALALRDQKILFRNLKVAELFPEWREDDEMEALMVEDARLEQGAVGGAFCGSTENDGQVVELSQFEREELAVDKEGMDLLGYKTWENIFSKELSACKVTGSSETTEKKECGNSKKTVPVSSGDKPKEKSKEASAMEDPKDDKKPHEVNIPAEKTGLAPWQDGVLERLKKEVDVGGYNMYLVHHGRMLIHFGQLAACTPKEKDFVYGNLEHQEVKTVCTFKVPTSYYGKRARLGDALGHKMPSANKSVDTSELGINVEELPKSDVVRTTLLCALEKELKGHEISEAKSIDGLFMDFGTQTYTFQAEPFSARTTLADVLDAQNPPELHVELYTQSVTRRHNKSSSIFTFMCNHFFRRDEFPSHFKNVHADIQSCLDRWFQHRCPLAYLGCTFVQNNFRPPGHKAKVIYSQPLKTFAIKPLVDPVLSESEKCNFKMRIQVEDKCSLSSLPAELLKYIASFLDSFSLSQLSQVSVLMRDICATLLQERGMVFLLWERKRYSHGGTSWRARKKIWQFSSLFSPVNKWQFNEVPCMSEHLKACPFYEVEHKKDPIWLPSMCESQGQDQETLVSAFKRRF; translated from the coding sequence GGCAGGCCTCAGAGGaacccccctgggcagcacaaaCACTGTGAGAAATGTTTCACCCGGTACTGCCGAGTCCCCATCGAGCCCACCATCTCCTGCATGGTGATCAACTGCCACTTGCACTGTGGTGCTGCCTTTCACAAGTGCAAAGAGGAAGAACACCAACTCCTGTGTCCCCTCGAGCAGGTAGCATGCCTCAACTCAGCCTATGGCTGCCCCTTCTCCATGGCCCGCTTTAAGCTGGCAAAGCACCTCCAGGTCTGTCCAGCCAGCATTGTGTGTTGCTCTATGGAATGGAATCGCTGGCCGAATGTGGACTCAAACACTATCCTACATCAGAACATTATGAAGGAACCACATAACGAGGAGTGTCTGGATACAGCACTAGCCCTCCGAGATCAGAAGATTCTTTTTAGGAATCTGAAGGTGGCTGAGTTGTTTCCCGAGTGGAGAGAAGATGATGAAATGGAAGCGCTAATGGTTGAAGATGCACGTTTAGAACAAGGAGCTGTTGGAGGAGCATTCTGTGGTTCTACAGAAAATGATGGCCAAGTGGTAGAGCTGAGCCAATTTGAGCGTGAGGAGTTGGCAGTAGACAAAGAGGGGATGGACCTGTTAGGTTACAAAACCTGGGAAAACATTTTTAGCAAGGAACTTTCAGCTTGCAAGGTAACAGGCTCATCAgaaaccacagaaaaaaaggaatgtGGGAACTCCAAGAAAACAGTGCCAGTTTCTTCTGGAGACAAACCCAAAGAGAAGTCAAAGGAGGCATCTGCCATGGAGGACCCAAAAGACGACAAAAAACCTCATGAAGTCAATATACCTGCAGAAAAGACAGGCCTGGCCCCTTGGCAAGATGGGGTTCTGGAAAGGTTGAAAAAAGAAGTTGATGTAGGTGGTTATAACATGTACCTGGTGCATCATGGGAGAATGCTTATCCATTTTGGCCAGTTAGCTGCTTGCACACCCAAAGAAAAAGATTTTGTCTATGGGAACTTGGAGCATCAAGAAGTGAAAACCGTCTGTACCTTTAAAGTGCCTACCAGCTATTATGGCAAAAGAGCACGACTTGGAGATGCCCTGGGACATAAGATGCCAAGTGCGAACAAGTCAGTGGATACTTCAGAGTTGGGAATAAATGTGGAAGAACTACCCAAATCGGATGTAGTCAGAACTACACTACTGTGTGCATTGGAAAAAGAACTGAAAGGTCACGAGATATCCGAAGCAAAGAGTATTGATGGGCTGTTCATGGATTTTGGAACACAGACATACACATTTCAAGCAGAACCCTTCTCTGCTAGGACAACTCTAGCAGATGTTCTGGATGCACAGAACCCCCCAGAACTCCATGTAGAGCTTTATACACAAAGTGTGACTAGAAGGCATAATAAAAGCAGCTCAATATTCACATTCATGTGCAATCACTTCTTCAGGAGGGATGAGTTTCCTTCACATTTCAAGAATGTGCATGCTGATATCCAGTCGTGTCTGGACAGGTGGTTCCAACACCGTTGTCCCCTTGCCTACTTGGGATGTACTTTTGTTCAGAACAATTTCCGTCCTCCCGGTCATAAAGCAAAGGTTATTTACAGCCAGCCTCTCAAGACATTTGCTATTAAACCACTGGTTGACCCTGTGCTTTCTGAATCAGAGAAATGCAACTTCAAAATGAGGATTCAAGTTGAAGATAAGTGCTCTCTAAGCAGCCTCCCAGCAGAACTGCTGAAATACATTGCCAGCTTCTTAGATAGCTTCAGCTTGTCTCAGTTGTCCCAAGTGTCTGTGCTAATGAGGGACATCTGTGCCACTCTGCTTCAGGAGAGAGGAATGGTcttcctgctgtgggagagaaagAGATATTCTCATGGAGGCACTTCATGGAGAGCTCGTAAAAAG